From Cervus canadensis isolate Bull #8, Minnesota chromosome 28, ASM1932006v1, whole genome shotgun sequence, one genomic window encodes:
- the C28H6orf141 gene encoding uncharacterized protein C6orf141 homolog: MNGPHTGMGAPGPRGAPDLADSLRSEQRSRLFAREEGRGTPSAPGAPNPSAAEWSRRQGGAREDRGKGENADCDSWVRDKVLFLLHPERWLGTQGDAAREEVADEEDLFKAEGQDQAPNRSSLFPRKLRISGSRVDAPSRAPKPLLVRVLDYEVTQEVLEVAWAKGSLTTRTEERSMTAVTFRTNRE; this comes from the coding sequence ATGAATGGCCCTCATACTGGGATGGGGGCCCCGGGCCCCCGCGGGGCTCCAGATCTCGCAGACTCGCTCCGCAGCGAGCAACGCTCCCGGCTGTTTGCGCGCGAGGAGGGGCGCGGGACTCCCTCGGCCCCAGGCGCCCCGAACCCCTCGGCGGCGGAATGGAGCCGCAGGCAGGGCGGCGCCCGCGAGGACCGCGGGAAGGGGGAGAACGCGGACTGTGATTCCTGGGTCCGAGATAAAGTGCTCTTTCTTTTGCACCCGGAGAGGTGGTTGGGGACTCAGGGGGACGCCGCGCGGGAAGAGGTGGCCGATGAGGAGGACCTTTTCAAGGCGGAAGGACAAGACCAGGCACCCAACCGCTCTTCTCTCTTTCCACGGAAACTTCGAATTTCTGGCAGCCGTGTAGACGCTCCCTCTCGAGCTCCCAAACCCCTGCTCGTGCGCGTCTTGGATTATGAGGTGACACAAGAAGTCCTGGAGGTCGCTTGGGCGAAGGGCAGCCTGACCACGCGGACAGAGGAGCGCTCCATGACCGCGGTCACTTTCCGCACCAACAGGGAGTGA